One stretch of Desulfocurvibacter africanus subsp. africanus DSM 2603 DNA includes these proteins:
- a CDS encoding thiamine pyrophosphate-dependent dehydrogenase E1 component subunit alpha → MPTSRPGGEIRRQMLASMILVRAFENRLSKLVADKEDVLGMQILATGQEAASVASVQALTPEDVIVSNHRSHGHLLARNADIKTIMAEIMGKATGVNKGKSGTLHLIVPEVNALMTSTVVGAGPSMAAGAAFAQQYRDERAITAVFFGDGAAAEGNVHEAMNLAGVWKLPLLFICENNCWAGAQALKEHCAVGNIAVRASSYGMPGKLVDGNDADEVHSAVSELAEHCRSGKGPALLEAYTYRMRGHGEHDHQHYVDKEELELWAAKDPIRIYRARLVQEGLLTEEDVRGMERDASARVEEAVRFAAESPFPAPEAAVEDVWVQSPWAGR, encoded by the coding sequence ATGCCGACCTCAAGGCCCGGCGGCGAGATACGCCGGCAGATGCTTGCCAGCATGATCTTAGTGCGTGCCTTCGAGAACCGCTTGTCCAAGTTGGTCGCCGACAAGGAAGACGTCCTTGGCATGCAGATCCTGGCCACAGGCCAAGAGGCCGCGTCCGTGGCATCCGTACAGGCCCTGACACCCGAGGACGTCATCGTCTCCAACCATCGCAGCCATGGCCATCTCCTCGCGCGCAACGCAGACATCAAGACGATCATGGCCGAGATCATGGGCAAGGCGACAGGCGTGAACAAGGGCAAATCCGGCACCCTGCACCTCATCGTGCCCGAGGTGAACGCACTCATGACCAGCACCGTGGTCGGCGCAGGACCGTCCATGGCCGCCGGAGCAGCTTTCGCCCAACAGTACCGGGACGAGCGAGCCATCACGGCCGTTTTCTTCGGCGACGGCGCGGCGGCCGAGGGCAACGTGCACGAGGCCATGAACTTGGCCGGCGTATGGAAGCTCCCGCTGCTCTTCATATGTGAAAACAACTGCTGGGCCGGGGCCCAGGCCCTCAAGGAGCACTGCGCGGTAGGCAATATCGCCGTGCGCGCGAGCTCCTATGGCATGCCCGGCAAGCTGGTGGACGGCAATGACGCCGACGAGGTGCACTCCGCAGTTTCCGAGCTGGCCGAGCACTGCCGCAGCGGCAAAGGCCCTGCCCTGCTGGAGGCCTATACCTACCGCATGCGCGGCCACGGCGAGCATGACCATCAGCATTATGTGGACAAGGAAGAGCTGGAGTTGTGGGCCGCCAAGGACCCCATACGCATATATCGCGCGCGCTTGGTCCAGGAAGGTTTGCTGACCGAGGAAGACGTTCGTGGCATGGAGCGGGACGCCTCCGCCCGCGTGGAAGAGGCTGTGCGCTTCGCCGCCGAGAGCCCGTTCCCCGCGCCCGAGGCGGCTGTGGAGGATGTTTGGGTTCAAAGCCCCTGGGCTGGGCGCTAA
- a CDS encoding alpha-ketoacid dehydrogenase subunit beta, translating into MLEMHTGVAVREALTLAMEQDERIFIAGEGVGVSIHDSPLMPTYGLLQKFGPRRVKDTPVSEAAIAGLAVGAANLGLLPVVEIMFFPFITLASDMLVNHAAKLRYLSGGKSSFPLTVRVKTGIGFQAGCQHCHPLEAWMAHIPGLKVVYASTPADAKGLLLSAIFDPDPVIVIEEMGLYWMKGDVPEGDVRVPLGKARLVKPGRDVTIVAYGSAVYTALQAAGQLEAEGISAEVIDLRSLVPLDKQAVLESVKKTGRFVTVHDANKFCGFGAELAAMVAEEAFDSLKAPVRRVAAPEAPVPFCPPQEKFYKPDAGKVNAAVKGIMK; encoded by the coding sequence ATGCTTGAAATGCATACCGGAGTCGCGGTCCGCGAAGCCCTGACCTTGGCAATGGAGCAGGACGAGCGCATTTTCATAGCCGGCGAAGGCGTGGGCGTGTCCATACACGACAGCCCGCTTATGCCCACGTATGGACTATTACAGAAATTCGGACCCAGGCGGGTCAAGGATACGCCCGTGAGCGAGGCGGCCATTGCCGGCCTGGCCGTAGGCGCGGCGAATCTTGGCCTGCTGCCTGTGGTCGAGATCATGTTCTTCCCCTTCATCACTCTAGCCTCGGACATGCTCGTGAACCACGCCGCCAAGCTGCGCTACCTAAGCGGCGGCAAGAGCAGCTTCCCGCTCACGGTGCGCGTCAAGACTGGCATCGGCTTCCAGGCCGGCTGTCAGCACTGTCACCCGCTGGAGGCCTGGATGGCGCACATTCCAGGCCTGAAGGTCGTGTACGCCTCCACTCCCGCCGACGCCAAGGGGCTGCTCCTGTCGGCCATTTTCGATCCGGACCCGGTCATCGTTATCGAGGAAATGGGCCTGTACTGGATGAAAGGCGACGTGCCCGAGGGCGACGTGCGAGTGCCGCTCGGCAAGGCGCGGCTGGTCAAGCCGGGAAGAGACGTGACAATCGTGGCCTACGGCAGCGCTGTGTACACGGCGCTGCAGGCCGCGGGGCAGCTTGAGGCCGAAGGTATCTCGGCGGAAGTCATCGATCTGCGCAGCCTTGTGCCGCTGGACAAGCAGGCGGTGCTTGAGTCCGTGAAAAAGACGGGCCGATTTGTGACCGTGCACGACGCCAACAAGTTTTGCGGATTCGGCGCGGAGCTGGCGGCCATGGTCGCGGAAGAGGCCTTCGATAGCCTGAAAGCTCCGGTGCGCAGAGTCGCCGCGCCCGAGGCGCCCGTGCCTTTTTGCCCGCCGCAGGAGAAGTTCTATAAGCCTGATGCGGGAAAAGTGAACGCAGCGGTGAAGGGAATTATGAAATGA
- a CDS encoding class I SAM-dependent methyltransferase: MIMGQSLSKIEKVYDTVAKEYAETFFYEHEKKPKDQDILCRFSQEIGNRRPVWDFGCGPGHTASYLTKLGLETSGLDLSEKILEQARAIHPAMHFRRGNILELEFEDNLIAGIVSFYSIVHFTEDQVKLAFREAFRVLQPGGIFLFTFHIGENTIHLDQFLNKEIDVDFMFFTNDFIWKSLKDSGFAKIEMIAREPYPAVEYQSRRSYVFAIKPVARKSP; the protein is encoded by the coding sequence ATGATAATGGGGCAGAGTTTAAGCAAAATAGAAAAAGTGTATGATACAGTAGCAAAAGAATATGCCGAGACGTTCTTTTATGAGCACGAAAAGAAACCTAAAGACCAGGACATACTTTGCAGGTTCTCACAAGAAATTGGAAACAGAAGACCTGTTTGGGATTTCGGTTGTGGTCCCGGTCATACTGCAAGCTACCTGACAAAGCTTGGACTTGAAACTTCGGGATTGGATCTGTCAGAAAAAATACTGGAGCAAGCCAGAGCAATTCATCCGGCGATGCACTTTAGAAGAGGAAACATCCTAGAGCTCGAATTCGAAGACAACTTAATAGCTGGCATTGTGTCTTTCTACTCCATAGTTCACTTCACAGAAGATCAGGTTAAACTGGCTTTCCGGGAAGCATTTCGCGTATTACAACCTGGCGGCATATTTCTTTTTACCTTTCACATTGGTGAGAACACAATCCACCTGGATCAATTTCTGAATAAAGAAATCGATGTAGATTTCATGTTTTTTACTAATGATTTCATATGGAAAAGCCTCAAGGACAGTGGCTTTGCAAAGATAGAGATGATCGCGAGAGAACCATATCCCGCAGTGGAGTACCAAAGCCGAAGATCGTATGTTTTCGCAATAAAACCTGTCGCTCGAAAATCGCCCTGA
- a CDS encoding YwbE family protein, with protein MKVAFDNRKRDDCKPGRRVQIILKQDQRTGKTVAGIIGQVLTSSPYHSRGIKVRLTDGRVGRVAHFEEDDAAKSHSS; from the coding sequence ATGAAAGTGGCATTCGACAATCGCAAACGTGATGATTGCAAGCCTGGGCGGCGCGTTCAGATCATCCTCAAGCAGGACCAAAGGACTGGCAAGACCGTGGCTGGAATAATCGGCCAGGTGCTGACTAGTTCGCCCTACCACTCCCGAGGTATCAAGGTCCGCCTCACTGATGGAAGAGTTGGGCGCGTTGCGCATTTCGAGGAAGATGATGCTGCGAAAAGCCACTCTTCATAA
- a CDS encoding carotenoid oxygenase family protein — MNQSPYHLGFTTLDRETRVEDLPIQGILPSWLSGILMRTAPARFEVGNQSYNHWFDGLAMLHSFTFADGRVSYANRFLQSQSYLEAMKKGRISRGEFATNPSRTLFERVAAFFAPKLTDNCNVSINKLADKIVAFTETRLPVQFDPMTLETLGIYDYDDGPGDRLPGPISIAHPHFDFQRGCHYSYMLDFGQQSTYRIFSIEAKTRQQKVLTKIPVERPAYMHSFAMTEHYLVLTEFPLVVNPLRLRFSGKPFIRNYQWKPERGVRFHVVDKETGRVVKETRGDTCFAFHHVNAFEEDDTIVVDIVTYPDPTIIDHLYLRHLQSDEPVIATGKLTRFRINSRGRGEVSEQLLSEARLELPRINYRHRTGQPYRFVFGAGNAVSGGKADFMDNLVKIDLHVGAVRTWCEAGCYPGEPVFVAAPDAREEDDGLILSVVLNVQVGRSFLLVLDASNWEELTRAEVPHHIPFGFHGNFLPAASGAESFLGLHR; from the coding sequence ATGAACCAATCACCCTACCACCTCGGATTCACGACGCTTGACCGAGAGACCAGAGTGGAGGACTTGCCGATCCAGGGCATACTGCCCTCCTGGCTTAGCGGTATTCTCATGCGAACGGCCCCAGCCAGATTCGAGGTCGGCAACCAGAGCTACAACCACTGGTTCGACGGCCTTGCCATGCTCCACTCATTCACATTCGCCGACGGTCGTGTTTCCTACGCCAATCGCTTCCTTCAGAGTCAATCATATCTGGAGGCGATGAAGAAGGGCAGGATCAGCCGGGGCGAGTTCGCAACCAATCCGAGTCGAACGCTCTTTGAACGCGTGGCGGCCTTCTTCGCTCCAAAGCTGACGGACAACTGCAACGTCAGTATCAATAAGCTCGCCGACAAGATTGTTGCCTTCACCGAGACCCGCCTTCCGGTCCAATTCGACCCAATGACGCTGGAAACGCTCGGCATCTATGACTATGACGATGGCCCCGGAGACCGCCTTCCTGGGCCGATCTCCATCGCCCATCCTCACTTCGACTTTCAGCGCGGCTGCCACTACAGCTACATGCTCGACTTCGGCCAACAGAGCACCTACCGCATCTTCAGCATTGAGGCCAAGACACGGCAACAGAAGGTGCTGACGAAGATTCCCGTGGAGCGACCAGCGTACATGCACTCGTTCGCGATGACCGAGCATTACCTTGTGCTTACGGAGTTCCCGCTCGTGGTAAACCCGCTACGGCTACGGTTCAGTGGTAAGCCGTTCATCCGCAACTACCAGTGGAAGCCTGAGCGTGGCGTACGGTTCCACGTTGTGGACAAGGAGACGGGGCGGGTGGTCAAGGAGACCCGCGGCGACACATGTTTCGCCTTTCACCACGTGAATGCTTTCGAAGAGGACGACACCATCGTCGTCGACATCGTAACCTACCCGGACCCAACGATCATCGACCATCTGTATCTCCGGCACCTGCAATCCGACGAACCCGTGATAGCGACGGGGAAGCTCACGCGCTTTCGCATAAACTCTCGCGGCCGGGGGGAGGTTAGCGAGCAGTTGCTGTCGGAAGCTCGTCTGGAACTGCCTCGGATCAACTACCGACATCGGACGGGACAGCCGTACCGCTTTGTCTTTGGCGCGGGCAATGCGGTGAGTGGCGGCAAGGCGGACTTCATGGATAATCTCGTAAAGATCGATCTCCATGTGGGTGCCGTTCGGACCTGGTGCGAGGCAGGGTGCTATCCTGGTGAGCCGGTGTTTGTTGCCGCTCCAGATGCACGGGAAGAGGACGATGGACTGATTCTTTCGGTGGTCCTAAATGTACAAGTGGGCCGATCTTTCCTGCTCGTCCTGGACGCCTCGAACTGGGAGGAGCTGACGCGCGCGGAAGTACCGCATCATATTCCATTCGGCTTCCACGGGAACTTTCTTCCTGCTGCAAGCGGTGCGGAATCTTTCCTGGGCCTGCACCGTTAG
- a CDS encoding single-stranded DNA-binding protein, with amino-acid sequence MAGSMNKVILIGRLGQDPKLAYLPSGQAVVNARIATDESYKDQSGQRVDRTEWHNITVYGKQAEFVANYLHKGSLIMIEGSLRTRNYEKEGQKHYVTEVIAQRVQGLDSRRDNQGDAAPQQGYQNQGYQNQQQPRGGQRPAPQQAPQYQDDDLGPAFPSEAGGMDDVPF; translated from the coding sequence ATGGCCGGAAGCATGAACAAAGTCATTCTCATCGGCCGTCTCGGGCAAGACCCGAAGCTGGCCTATCTCCCTTCGGGGCAGGCCGTGGTCAACGCGCGGATAGCCACGGACGAAAGCTACAAGGATCAGTCCGGACAGCGCGTGGACCGAACCGAATGGCATAATATCACGGTCTACGGAAAGCAGGCCGAATTCGTGGCCAACTATCTGCACAAGGGCAGCCTGATCATGATCGAAGGCAGTCTGCGCACGCGCAATTATGAGAAGGAAGGCCAGAAGCATTATGTCACGGAGGTCATCGCCCAGCGCGTGCAGGGGCTTGATTCCCGTCGCGATAACCAGGGCGACGCTGCTCCCCAGCAGGGTTATCAGAATCAGGGCTATCAGAATCAGCAGCAGCCTCGCGGAGGTCAACGCCCAGCACCCCAGCAGGCTCCCCAATATCAGGATGACGACCTAGGACCGGCTTTTCCGTCCGAGGCCGGCGGCATGGATGATGTGCCATTCTAG
- a CDS encoding metallophosphoesterase, translating to MLFCGDPHGQFAPCLSRVEQVRPEHIVLLGDQAPDRPLKVILGDWWQRTWFILGNHDTDAPEYPSATGKKC from the coding sequence ATCCTCTTCTGCGGTGATCCACACGGGCAATTTGCTCCATGCCTGTCCAGAGTTGAGCAGGTAAGGCCGGAGCATATCGTGCTTCTTGGGGATCAAGCGCCGGATAGGCCGCTTAAGGTCATCCTGGGTGATTGGTGGCAAAGGACGTGGTTCATTCTAGGCAACCATGACACCGATGCCCCGGAATACCCATCTGCCACAGGGAAGAAATGTTGA
- a CDS encoding DUF6915 family protein → MHFREHCERTKAALGSDWADLHRWFDQYSGEYCGWHRIILHHVQGIELAVEVFGERAREAAQMHVMDDFEGRIPKGFQDMPWPKQPHLRREIETRLQDAFGFRYGLPLVNHAEPSNEDEQGRKGEARK, encoded by the coding sequence ATGCACTTCAGGGAGCACTGCGAACGAACCAAGGCTGCTCTTGGTTCCGACTGGGCCGATCTGCACCGCTGGTTCGACCAGTATTCTGGCGAATACTGCGGCTGGCACCGCATTATTCTCCATCACGTCCAAGGCATCGAGCTGGCCGTAGAAGTTTTTGGAGAACGCGCCAGGGAGGCGGCCCAAATGCATGTCATGGACGATTTCGAAGGACGTATTCCGAAGGGCTTTCAGGACATGCCATGGCCAAAACAACCCCATCTGAGGCGTGAGATCGAAACTCGTCTTCAGGATGCATTCGGCTTCAGGTACGGTCTGCCCTTGGTGAATCATGCTGAGCCTAGCAACGAGGATGAACAAGGGAGAAAGGGGGAGGCACGCAAGTAG
- a CDS encoding metallophosphoesterase family protein has product MRIIVCGDVHGGWGWLNALINRKRPDMILQCGDFGYFPREKKEVRDYSGRMVAMRKYDPQGRIKNAPGGKRVPIHWAEGNHEDYHSLQERRKKEDYEVAPGVYWQPRGSTFRLPDGRLVLFMGGAKSTDWKLNEPEVDWFPDEVLTEADLANLPERADIVISHTVPLEFKVPNWGGMTSDALEKQWGWDMSPDPSRPLLSRVLEHCRPNLWYAAHWHTFIQGECRGCRWTVLNMAPNPNWWIWLP; this is encoded by the coding sequence ATGCGGATTATTGTTTGTGGCGATGTGCATGGAGGTTGGGGTTGGCTCAATGCGCTAATTAATCGCAAGCGACCAGACATGATCCTTCAATGCGGCGACTTCGGATATTTCCCGCGTGAGAAGAAAGAGGTGCGCGACTATTCAGGCCGAATGGTCGCAATGCGAAAGTATGATCCGCAGGGCCGCATCAAAAATGCGCCGGGCGGCAAGCGGGTGCCGATTCACTGGGCAGAGGGTAATCACGAGGATTACCACTCCTTGCAGGAACGCAGGAAGAAAGAGGATTATGAGGTCGCCCCCGGCGTCTACTGGCAGCCGCGCGGTTCAACCTTCAGGCTTCCGGATGGGCGGTTAGTGCTCTTTATGGGCGGGGCCAAAAGTACGGACTGGAAGCTAAATGAGCCAGAAGTGGATTGGTTTCCGGACGAGGTCCTCACCGAAGCGGATCTTGCAAATTTACCTGAGAGAGCCGACATTGTTATTAGTCACACCGTACCCCTGGAATTCAAAGTCCCAAACTGGGGAGGCATGACGTCTGACGCGCTCGAAAAACAGTGGGGCTGGGACATGAGCCCGGATCCATCCAGGCCTCTGCTCTCCCGCGTTCTGGAGCACTGCAGGCCCAACCTTTGGTATGCTGCGCACTGGCATACCTTCATCCAGGGGGAGTGCAGAGGTTGCAGGTGGACAGTGCTTAATATGGCGCCAAACCCGAACTGGTGGATTTGGCTTCCGTAA
- a CDS encoding recombinase family protein encodes MTGQHVGYIRVSTTDQNTARQLEGHELDRVFEDKASAKDAQRPQLTSCLAYLREGDILHVHSIDRLARNLQDLLSLLEGLIGRGVSVKFHKENLHFTGESSPFQLLQLQIIGAVAQFERALIRERQREGIEIAKKAGKYRGRRKALTGAQVNEIRERLNKGERKASLAREYGISRPTLYSAIAS; translated from the coding sequence ATGACCGGACAGCATGTTGGTTACATCCGTGTCAGCACAACAGATCAGAACACCGCACGACAGCTTGAAGGACATGAGCTTGATCGTGTTTTTGAGGATAAGGCAAGTGCGAAGGACGCTCAAAGGCCGCAGCTTACGTCCTGTCTTGCTTATCTTCGAGAAGGAGATATCCTCCATGTTCATAGCATCGACCGACTAGCCAGAAATCTCCAAGATCTTCTTAGCCTCCTTGAGGGGCTAATTGGGCGCGGTGTGTCCGTGAAGTTTCACAAAGAGAACCTTCACTTCACTGGCGAGTCGAGCCCTTTCCAGCTTCTCCAGCTTCAGATCATTGGGGCCGTCGCACAATTCGAGCGAGCGCTTATTCGGGAGCGGCAGAGAGAAGGAATTGAGATTGCTAAGAAGGCGGGAAAGTACAGGGGCAGAAGGAAGGCCCTCACGGGGGCACAAGTCAATGAAATCCGCGAAAGGCTAAACAAGGGCGAGCGGAAGGCCAGCCTTGCCCGTGAGTACGGGATAAGTAGACCTACGCTCTATTCGGCTATTGCCTCGTAG
- a CDS encoding Shedu anti-phage system protein SduA domain-containing protein, translating to MIWVFSLHSSYLENPHEFEIKFIKPDGKAYIGFKLLLDEDSAASNSSLSRGELHASYRSGDITISALNSFLVNSSGWSSLLLQISNMVIDEPSDYKIILEGAGHSWEIGRFRFCYSRYPDFEPEELRAMQANPDIPRSAVINLSCKECGTVFKAYTSLERRPDLEEDGAVWQYNLQNEFRCNCSKTIYNLKHLRESMHGMLAHNTRGLPTDYISRYTRQNVQSIIDRYILLLSGDHPESMYQVFIEENPLLLAYFHPKKWYPKGSVMGLKETDFTVLDQQGCLHLIEIEKPQTKLFTKDGQPRHELTHAYQQVLDWIALFEEHPSAVLETLKLSRSDVSSVTGVVVAGRTTREDAKLLKRHRMTQHHKVKLLTFDDIHVNLRSIMQNLP from the coding sequence TTGATCTGGGTATTTAGCCTCCATTCTTCTTATTTAGAAAACCCACATGAGTTTGAGATTAAGTTTATCAAGCCCGATGGCAAAGCGTACATCGGCTTCAAGTTGCTGCTAGATGAAGACTCTGCTGCAAGCAATTCTTCTCTCAGTAGAGGTGAACTTCATGCATCTTATCGCTCTGGCGATATCACAATCTCCGCGCTAAATTCATTCCTCGTTAATAGCTCCGGCTGGAGCAGTTTATTGTTACAAATTTCAAACATGGTAATTGATGAGCCTTCGGATTATAAAATAATTCTCGAAGGTGCAGGCCACTCATGGGAAATTGGACGATTCCGCTTTTGCTACAGCCGTTATCCCGATTTTGAGCCAGAGGAATTAAGAGCAATGCAAGCCAATCCCGATATTCCTCGATCAGCTGTAATCAATTTAAGCTGTAAAGAATGCGGGACAGTATTCAAAGCTTATACAAGTCTGGAACGGAGACCAGACTTAGAAGAAGATGGAGCTGTATGGCAGTACAACCTACAAAATGAATTTCGATGCAATTGCTCGAAAACAATCTATAACTTGAAACACTTGAGAGAAAGCATGCATGGAATGCTTGCACATAATACGCGCGGGCTTCCTACTGACTACATATCAAGATATACGAGGCAAAACGTTCAATCGATTATTGATCGCTATATTTTGCTCCTCTCTGGCGACCACCCAGAAAGCATGTATCAAGTATTCATTGAAGAAAATCCTTTGTTGCTGGCATATTTTCATCCGAAGAAGTGGTACCCTAAAGGCTCGGTTATGGGTCTTAAGGAAACTGACTTTACAGTTCTAGATCAGCAAGGTTGTTTACACTTGATTGAAATAGAAAAACCCCAGACAAAGCTGTTCACAAAGGATGGTCAACCGAGACACGAATTGACTCATGCCTACCAGCAGGTATTGGATTGGATTGCGTTGTTTGAAGAGCATCCTTCTGCCGTATTGGAAACGCTAAAACTGTCTAGGTCTGACGTATCTTCTGTAACGGGAGTTGTTGTCGCAGGAAGGACAACTCGGGAAGACGCTAAACTTCTTAAAAGGCACAGGATGACACAGCACCATAAAGTTAAATTGCTTACATTCGATGACATACATGTCAATCTTCGTAGTATAATGCAGAACCTTCCTTAG
- a CDS encoding sigma-54-dependent Fis family transcriptional regulator, whose product MKPKVLIVDDDQGHLAMLATMIKGWGYEAEKAGDGQEAVARVREKAFDALLMDVRMARLGGIEALREIKEYNPAIPVLIMTAYSSVESAKEALKAGAYDYLTKPLDFDELRITLERALDHTRLREENRALRQRMDTSSIQPNIIGRSRPMKELLDMLAMVAPTEATVLVTGESGTGKELIAKAVHAGSPRKNGPLVVVNCAALAESLLESELFGHEKGAFTGADRRREGRFQQAHKGTIFLDEIGEISQAMQAKLLRAIQEREVQRVGSDKPVSVDVRIIAATNRDLRKEVDEGRFREDLFYRLNVVTLRVPSLRERKDDVPLLAQHFLTRFAEKNRKKLKGFTPQAMDALLHHDWPGNVRELENAVERAVILSLGEYVSERELPLLVAGEGSTDAQPQSALSGDQSLEDVEREAILATLDKTGGNKSETARVLGITRATLHKKLKQYGRE is encoded by the coding sequence ATGAAACCAAAAGTGCTCATAGTGGATGACGACCAGGGCCATTTGGCCATGCTGGCCACCATGATCAAGGGCTGGGGCTACGAGGCCGAGAAGGCCGGGGACGGCCAGGAGGCCGTGGCCAGGGTCAGGGAGAAGGCCTTCGATGCCCTGCTCATGGACGTGCGCATGGCCAGGCTTGGCGGCATCGAGGCGCTCCGTGAGATCAAGGAGTACAACCCGGCCATCCCCGTGCTCATCATGACCGCTTACTCCTCTGTCGAGTCGGCCAAGGAGGCGCTCAAGGCCGGGGCTTACGACTACCTGACCAAGCCGCTCGACTTTGACGAGCTGCGCATCACCCTGGAGCGCGCCCTGGACCACACGCGCCTGCGCGAGGAGAACCGGGCCTTGCGCCAGCGTATGGACACCAGCAGCATCCAGCCGAACATCATCGGCCGCAGCCGGCCCATGAAAGAGCTTTTGGACATGCTGGCCATGGTCGCCCCGACCGAGGCCACAGTGCTTGTGACCGGCGAATCCGGCACGGGTAAGGAGCTGATCGCCAAGGCCGTGCATGCCGGAAGCCCGCGCAAGAACGGCCCGCTTGTGGTAGTCAACTGCGCCGCTTTGGCTGAATCGCTCCTCGAATCCGAACTCTTCGGCCACGAAAAAGGAGCTTTTACGGGCGCTGACCGCCGCCGCGAAGGGCGTTTTCAACAGGCCCACAAGGGAACCATTTTTTTGGACGAGATCGGTGAGATCTCCCAGGCCATGCAGGCCAAGCTCCTGCGGGCCATCCAGGAGCGGGAGGTGCAGCGAGTCGGCAGCGACAAGCCCGTGAGCGTGGATGTGCGCATCATCGCGGCCACGAACCGCGATCTGCGCAAGGAAGTCGATGAAGGCCGTTTCCGCGAGGACCTCTTCTACCGCCTGAACGTGGTCACCTTGCGCGTGCCGTCACTTCGGGAGCGCAAGGATGACGTCCCGCTGCTCGCCCAGCATTTCCTCACGCGATTTGCAGAGAAGAACCGCAAGAAGCTGAAAGGTTTCACTCCCCAGGCCATGGACGCCCTGCTGCATCACGACTGGCCGGGCAACGTGCGCGAGCTTGAGAACGCCGTCGAGCGCGCCGTCATCCTGTCCCTGGGCGAGTACGTCAGCGAACGCGAGCTGCCCCTGCTCGTAGCTGGAGAGGGCTCGACTGATGCGCAGCCCCAATCTGCTTTGAGCGGCGACCAATCCCTGGAGGATGTCGAGCGGGAGGCCATTCTAGCGACCCTGGATAAAACAGGCGGGAACAAAAGCGAAACTGCGCGGGTCCTGGGCATCACCCGTGCTACCCTGCACAAGAAGCTGAAGCAGTATGGGCGAGAATAG